A single window of Synechococcus sp. CBW1004 DNA harbors:
- a CDS encoding DUF3038 domain-containing protein, translating to MTQAPPSTPVDGTVSPGPLPLAPGTAPQATERPLPRRGLERLDLLLLCLEALDLNGGEAMVWLSEQLGYQKLFPNRVELWKQRCHNPLRRACRRGELSSDHTDALIRILCLMADRLYPMLRALLSSQEPAELTAQRWQLFEERLGALLRERMNPRRSGVQQLLDPVAGAEQRRRLVRSLALATGIGGFERLRASLLDAAA from the coding sequence ATGACCCAGGCTCCCCCTTCCACGCCAGTCGACGGCACGGTTAGCCCCGGGCCGTTGCCGCTGGCCCCCGGGACGGCTCCCCAGGCCACGGAGCGGCCGCTGCCGCGACGGGGGCTCGAGCGGCTGGATCTACTGCTGCTGTGCCTGGAGGCGCTCGATCTCAACGGCGGTGAGGCGATGGTCTGGCTGAGCGAGCAGCTCGGCTACCAGAAGCTGTTCCCCAACCGGGTGGAGCTGTGGAAGCAGCGCTGCCATAACCCCCTGCGCCGGGCCTGCCGCCGCGGTGAGCTCTCCAGCGACCACACCGATGCCCTGATCCGCATTCTCTGCCTGATGGCGGATCGCCTCTATCCGATGCTGCGTGCCCTGCTCTCCAGCCAGGAACCCGCCGAACTCACGGCGCAGCGCTGGCAGCTGTTCGAGGAGCGGTTGGGGGCCCTGCTGCGCGAGCGGATGAACCCCCGTCGCAGTGGTGTGCAGCAGTTGCTGGATCCCGTTGCCGGAGCCGAGCAGCGCCGTCGCCTGGTGCGCAGCCTGGCGCTGGCCACCGGCATCGGCGGGTTCGAGCGCCTGCGCGCCAGCCTGCTGGATGCGGCCGCCTGA
- a CDS encoding DUF4335 domain-containing protein, translating into MKQTLRYDQLSCRLQVEGFPDVSIGQAPEAVGIITGWSLQWLGRPELEGEREHLLALLQVVLPYARHQISAVGRRFGDEASPVTIEPGESGQHRLILRSSQSGNPSLTLDLDDAELADLVRVLDALRLDPRLQLPLTLPTAQPLRSRELAERLPLPRRLAAPVGGLAAVSVLAAVALLLPLPPAPRQPVPSQPSAEAPAQPRR; encoded by the coding sequence ATGAAGCAGACCCTCCGCTACGACCAGCTCAGCTGCCGCCTGCAGGTGGAGGGCTTCCCCGATGTGTCGATCGGTCAGGCGCCGGAGGCCGTCGGCATCATCACCGGCTGGTCTCTGCAGTGGCTCGGCCGGCCCGAACTGGAAGGGGAGCGTGAGCACCTGCTGGCGCTCCTGCAGGTGGTGCTTCCCTACGCCCGCCACCAGATCAGCGCCGTCGGGCGGCGCTTCGGCGACGAGGCGAGCCCCGTGACGATCGAACCGGGGGAGTCCGGCCAGCATCGCCTGATCCTGCGCAGCAGCCAGAGCGGCAACCCCTCGCTCACCCTGGATCTGGACGACGCGGAACTGGCGGATCTGGTGCGGGTGCTGGATGCGCTGCGGCTCGACCCGCGTCTGCAGCTTCCCCTGACGTTGCCGACGGCCCAGCCGCTGCGCTCGCGTGAGCTGGCGGAGCGGCTGCCCCTGCCCCGTCGCCTGGCCGCCCCCGTCGGCGGGTTGGCGGCCGTGAGCGTGCTGGCGGCTGTGGCCCTGTTGCTGCCGCTTCCCCCTGCCCCCCGTCAGCCAGTCCCCTCGCAGCCGTCTGCGGAGGCTCCTGCGCAACCGCGTCGCTGA
- a CDS encoding tryptophan-rich sensory protein, producing MPPWLLILILVEGLIVLINPPSRDFAWYQGLRRPSWVPFVSSLPLIWLLIHSGIYLSSLVIWNARNNWNLILPYTLLLVLVQGSTWMMCRRRRLAIGALLCLLGWVYALILAAALLTVSPLASALLLPYLLWAPVEALIIWDMRRLNKGC from the coding sequence GTGCCTCCCTGGCTGCTGATTCTGATCCTGGTGGAGGGACTGATCGTTCTGATCAATCCTCCCAGCAGGGATTTTGCCTGGTATCAGGGTCTGAGGCGGCCATCCTGGGTACCCTTTGTCTCCAGTCTCCCTCTGATCTGGCTCCTGATTCACAGCGGCATCTACCTCTCCAGCCTGGTGATCTGGAACGCCCGCAATAACTGGAATCTGATCCTGCCCTACACCCTGTTGCTGGTCCTGGTCCAGGGTTCTACCTGGATGATGTGCCGCCGCCGCCGTCTCGCGATCGGCGCGCTGCTCTGCCTGCTGGGATGGGTCTACGCGCTCATCCTGGCCGCTGCTCTGCTGACGGTGTCGCCGCTGGCCTCCGCCCTGCTGTTGCCCTATCTGCTCTGGGCTCCCGTGGAGGCCCTGATCATCTGGGACATGCGCCGACTGAACAAGGGCTGCTGA
- a CDS encoding bifunctional aminoglycoside phosphotransferase/ATP-binding protein, whose amino-acid sequence MEPLITALLQPEAYDHPVEEVQLLQTHISWILLTGTYAYKIKKPVDLGFVDFSTLERRRHFCEEELRLNRRLAPDLYLGLRSIHGPVQRAHLGGVGPPIEVAVQMRQFRQRDLLPAVLRRGLPLASLLALVKDLAGRLATFHAGAAIAPADSAFGTAARVRQPALANLAVLERFLGPQDRLLPPLRQWCEAEALRLEPLFERRLQHGRVREGHGDLHLGNLVLHRGQIVVFDCLEFSPALRWIDVSSDLAFLAMDLCRHRHSLLAASLLNHWLAGSGDYGALASWRWYLAYRALVRAKVTALRLEQQAAEEEESARGWVDLAAYLHLAASVQRWRQPVLLITHGVSGSGKSHLSRLLAERLGWLHIRSDVERLRLFGRWGEPCGTPLQGDPYGSGVSETLYRSRLSDACSAALEAGFSVICDATFLRRWQRLHFRSLAERLGVRLAILSCSCTPELARRRIALRRERGGDPSEADAAVLQAQLAALEPLEADERPLCLNLETAAVPSPGRGAGEAGSDRQAAAVEQARLDSLLHQLAALI is encoded by the coding sequence ATGGAGCCGCTGATCACCGCCCTGCTGCAGCCTGAGGCCTATGACCATCCGGTCGAGGAGGTGCAGCTTCTCCAGACCCACATCTCCTGGATTCTGCTCACCGGCACCTACGCCTACAAGATCAAGAAGCCTGTCGATCTCGGCTTCGTCGATTTCAGCACCCTCGAGCGTCGGCGGCATTTCTGTGAGGAGGAACTGCGCCTCAACCGCAGGTTGGCTCCAGATCTCTATCTCGGCCTGCGCTCGATTCATGGTCCCGTGCAGCGGGCCCATCTCGGTGGCGTCGGCCCGCCGATCGAGGTGGCGGTGCAGATGCGCCAGTTCCGTCAACGGGATCTGCTGCCCGCCGTGCTGCGGCGCGGTCTGCCTCTGGCCTCGCTCCTGGCGTTGGTGAAGGATCTGGCGGGCCGCCTGGCCACCTTCCACGCCGGTGCCGCCATCGCCCCGGCGGACAGTGCGTTCGGGACCGCCGCACGGGTGCGCCAGCCGGCGCTGGCCAATCTCGCCGTGCTGGAGCGTTTCCTGGGGCCGCAGGACCGGCTCCTGCCACCGCTGCGGCAGTGGTGCGAAGCCGAGGCGCTGCGGCTCGAGCCACTGTTCGAGCGTCGGCTCCAGCACGGACGGGTGCGCGAGGGCCACGGCGATCTGCATCTCGGCAATCTGGTGCTTCACCGGGGGCAGATCGTCGTCTTCGACTGCCTGGAGTTCAGCCCCGCGCTGCGCTGGATCGATGTGAGCAGCGACCTGGCGTTCCTGGCAATGGACCTGTGCCGCCACCGCCACAGCCTCCTGGCAGCCTCTCTGCTCAACCATTGGCTGGCCGGCAGCGGCGATTACGGCGCGCTGGCGAGCTGGCGCTGGTACCTGGCCTATCGGGCCCTGGTGCGGGCCAAGGTCACCGCTCTGCGGCTGGAGCAGCAGGCAGCGGAGGAGGAGGAGTCGGCGCGGGGCTGGGTCGATCTGGCGGCCTACCTGCATCTGGCGGCTTCCGTCCAGCGCTGGAGACAGCCTGTGCTTCTGATCACCCATGGCGTCTCCGGCAGTGGCAAGAGCCACCTCAGCCGCCTTCTGGCCGAGCGGCTCGGCTGGCTGCACATCCGCTCTGACGTCGAGAGGCTCCGGCTGTTCGGCCGCTGGGGTGAGCCCTGCGGAACGCCGTTGCAGGGGGATCCCTATGGCTCCGGGGTCAGCGAGACCCTCTATCGCAGTCGTTTGAGCGATGCCTGCTCCGCTGCCCTGGAGGCCGGTTTCTCGGTGATCTGCGATGCCACCTTCCTCAGGCGCTGGCAGCGCCTTCACTTCCGCAGCCTGGCCGAGCGGCTGGGGGTGCGCCTGGCGATCCTGTCCTGTTCCTGCACGCCGGAGCTGGCGCGACGTCGCATCGCGTTGCGCCGCGAACGGGGGGGGGATCCCTCCGAAGCCGATGCTGCCGTCCTCCAGGCGCAGCTGGCGGCTCTGGAACCGCTGGAGGCCGACGAGCGCCCGCTCTGCCTGAATCTGGAGACGGCCGCTGTTCCATCCCCCGGCCGGGGCGCTGGCGAGGCGGGCTCCGACCGCCAAGCCGCAGCCGTCGAACAGGCACGCCTCGATTCCCTGCTGCATCAGCTCGCCGCCCTGATCTGA
- a CDS encoding DUF4912 domain-containing protein has protein sequence MSDSNLLSRLAALSMRQLREVARTLGVARYSSSNRERLAQAIAEKRAPQQAVEAIETANLAAIEAEMAPVQRSDAETRVVFLPRDPQWAYVFWDIADADRDQALAAGASQLCLRVADVTGLAPGSAHPHTLQEVVVDAHACEWYLPVPLSDRDYRVELGYRKGAAGGWISLAFSSVARVPALHPSEQILDQFVPFSLDPGNAPAPAPLTPAAADTGLHERLYQSATTGWRRLGRGSEAFHEFAEHDSSLSGEGFSASAAGVWASGRSESGAGLPPRQRSFWLVADAELIVYGATDPAARLTIGGEDVPLSPDGTFRIQVPFRDGQQLYPIEAIAADGEQRRNITLEFRRTTPEANVNTREAAVPEWF, from the coding sequence ATGTCCGACAGCAATCTGCTGAGCCGTCTGGCTGCGCTGAGCATGCGGCAGCTGCGCGAAGTGGCGCGCACCCTCGGCGTGGCCCGCTACAGCAGTTCGAACCGCGAACGGCTCGCCCAGGCCATCGCCGAGAAGCGGGCCCCGCAGCAGGCCGTCGAAGCGATCGAGACAGCCAATCTGGCGGCGATCGAAGCCGAGATGGCCCCCGTTCAGCGCTCCGACGCCGAGACCCGCGTCGTCTTCCTCCCACGCGATCCCCAGTGGGCCTACGTCTTCTGGGACATCGCCGACGCTGACCGCGACCAGGCCCTCGCCGCCGGTGCCTCTCAGCTCTGTCTCCGTGTCGCCGACGTCACAGGCCTCGCTCCCGGCTCCGCCCACCCCCACACCCTTCAGGAAGTGGTCGTCGATGCCCACGCCTGCGAGTGGTATCTCCCCGTTCCACTCTCCGATCGCGACTACCGCGTCGAGCTCGGCTACCGCAAGGGTGCCGCCGGCGGCTGGATCTCCCTCGCCTTCTCTTCCGTCGCCCGCGTCCCCGCTCTCCATCCCTCCGAGCAGATCCTCGATCAGTTCGTCCCCTTCTCCCTCGATCCCGGCAACGCCCCTGCTCCCGCTCCCCTGACTCCCGCCGCCGCAGACACCGGCCTCCACGAGCGCCTCTATCAATCCGCCACCACAGGCTGGCGACGCCTCGGACGCGGCTCCGAGGCCTTCCATGAATTCGCCGAACACGACTCCTCCCTCTCCGGTGAGGGCTTCTCCGCCTCCGCCGCAGGCGTCTGGGCCTCCGGTCGCAGCGAGTCCGGCGCAGGCCTCCCGCCCCGCCAGCGCTCCTTCTGGCTCGTCGCCGACGCCGAGCTCATCGTCTACGGCGCCACCGATCCCGCCGCACGCCTCACCATCGGCGGCGAGGACGTCCCCCTCTCACCCGACGGCACCTTCCGCATCCAGGTCCCCTTCCGCGACGGACAGCAGCTCTATCCCATCGAGGCCATCGCCGCCGATGGCGAGCAGCGACGCAACATCACCCTTGAGTTCCGCCGCACCACACCTGAGGCGAACGTGAACACCCGCGAGGCCGCCGTTCCCGAGTGGTTCTGA
- a CDS encoding LexA family protein has protein sequence MSVSSAPLLLWGLPAGLPVPLRAEAEPHLCALAGEAVAAGFPSPAEDYVEARIDLNRELIASPLSTFFMRVCGDAMRGDGIVDGDLLVIDRSLESRPGRVVVAVHAGRFLVRRLVRRRERLWLEASDGSSAPLLLPAGLEEGGDPELWGVVIHAVHHLSGRRTTGSGGIAP, from the coding sequence GTGTCCGTGTCCTCTGCTCCCTTGCTGCTCTGGGGTCTGCCGGCCGGGCTGCCGGTGCCCCTGCGGGCCGAAGCGGAGCCCCATCTCTGCGCTCTGGCCGGAGAGGCCGTCGCCGCAGGCTTTCCCAGTCCGGCCGAGGACTATGTCGAGGCTCGCATCGATCTCAACCGGGAGCTGATCGCCTCGCCCCTGTCCACCTTCTTCATGCGGGTCTGTGGTGATGCCATGCGCGGCGATGGCATCGTTGATGGCGATCTGCTCGTGATCGACCGCAGCCTTGAGTCCCGGCCGGGTCGGGTGGTGGTGGCTGTCCATGCCGGCCGCTTCCTGGTGCGGCGCCTGGTGCGGCGGCGGGAGCGCCTGTGGCTGGAGGCCAGTGACGGCAGCAGTGCTCCCCTGCTCCTGCCCGCCGGCCTGGAGGAGGGTGGGGATCCGGAGCTGTGGGGCGTGGTCATCCACGCCGTGCATCACCTCAGCGGTCGCCGGACGACCGGCTCCGGTGGGATCGCGCCATGA
- the psbA gene encoding photosystem II q(b) protein, with protein sequence MTATLQQRSGASGWQQFCEWVTSTNNRLYVGWFGVLMIPCLLAATICFVIAFIAAPPVDIDGIREPVAGSLMYGNNIISGAVVPSSNAIGLHFYPIWEAASLDEWLYNGGPYQLVVFHFLIGVYAYMGREWELSYRLGMRPWICVAYSAPVAAASAVFLVYPFGQGSFSDGMPLGISGTFNYMLVFQAEHNILMHPFHMLGVAGVFGGSLFSAMHGSLVTSSLVRETTESESQNYGYKFGQEEETYNIVAAHGYFGRLIFQYASFNNSRSLHFFLAAWPVIGIWFTALGVSTMAFNLNGFNFNQSILDSQGRVLNTWADILNRAGLGMEVMHERNAHNFPLDLAAAEATPVALTAPVIG encoded by the coding sequence ATGACCGCCACTCTCCAGCAGCGCTCCGGCGCTTCCGGTTGGCAGCAGTTCTGCGAGTGGGTCACCTCCACCAACAACCGCCTCTACGTGGGCTGGTTCGGCGTGCTGATGATCCCCTGCCTGCTGGCCGCCACCATCTGCTTCGTGATCGCCTTCATCGCTGCTCCCCCTGTGGACATCGATGGCATCCGTGAGCCCGTTGCCGGCTCGCTGATGTACGGCAACAACATCATCTCCGGCGCCGTTGTTCCTTCGAGCAACGCCATCGGCCTGCACTTCTACCCCATCTGGGAAGCCGCCAGCCTTGACGAGTGGCTGTACAACGGCGGTCCTTACCAGCTGGTGGTCTTCCACTTCCTGATCGGCGTCTACGCCTACATGGGCCGTGAGTGGGAACTCTCCTACCGCCTCGGCATGCGCCCCTGGATCTGCGTTGCCTACAGCGCCCCTGTGGCTGCTGCTTCGGCTGTGTTCCTGGTGTATCCCTTCGGTCAGGGCTCCTTCTCCGACGGCATGCCCCTCGGCATCAGCGGCACCTTCAACTACATGCTGGTGTTCCAGGCTGAGCACAACATCCTGATGCACCCCTTCCACATGCTGGGTGTGGCCGGTGTGTTCGGCGGCAGCCTGTTCTCCGCCATGCACGGTTCGCTGGTGACCTCCAGCCTGGTGCGTGAAACCACCGAGTCTGAGTCCCAGAACTACGGTTACAAGTTCGGCCAGGAGGAAGAGACCTACAACATCGTGGCTGCCCACGGTTACTTCGGTCGCCTGATCTTCCAATACGCCTCGTTCAACAACAGCCGCAGCCTGCACTTCTTCCTGGCTGCCTGGCCTGTGATCGGCATCTGGTTCACTGCCCTGGGCGTGAGCACGATGGCCTTCAACCTGAACGGCTTCAACTTCAACCAGTCGATCCTTGATTCGCAGGGTCGTGTGCTGAACACCTGGGCGGACATCCTGAACCGCGCTGGTCTGGGCATGGAAGTGATGCACGAGCGCAACGCTCACAACTTCCCGCTCGACCTGGCTGCTGCTGAGGCCACGCCTGTGGCGCTGACCGCTCCGGTCATCGGCTGA
- a CDS encoding cupin domain-containing protein: MTVEALIRRYRLEPHPEGGWYRELHRSREAVSRADGQRRAGLTAILFLLPQGEISRWHQVCGADESWHHAGGAPLELLCLPPEGGALRRRRLATQLVDLADEEVMPLAIVPAGWWQAAYSLGAWSLVSCCVGPGFDFADFTLLRDLHSSQHPGGALPAFL; this comes from the coding sequence ATGACCGTGGAAGCGCTGATTCGCCGCTATCGCCTGGAGCCGCACCCGGAGGGTGGCTGGTATCGCGAACTGCATCGCAGTCGAGAAGCGGTGAGCCGCGCAGATGGTCAGCGCCGTGCTGGCCTGACCGCCATCCTGTTCCTGCTGCCTCAGGGTGAGATCAGCCGCTGGCACCAGGTCTGCGGCGCCGATGAGAGCTGGCATCACGCTGGTGGTGCTCCGCTCGAACTGCTTTGCCTGCCGCCCGAAGGCGGCGCGCTGCGGCGCCGGCGTCTGGCGACTCAGCTGGTGGACCTGGCTGACGAAGAAGTCATGCCTCTGGCGATCGTGCCGGCTGGCTGGTGGCAGGCCGCCTACAGCCTCGGGGCCTGGAGTCTGGTGAGCTGCTGCGTGGGGCCCGGCTTCGATTTCGCTGACTTCACCCTGCTGCGCGATCTCCATTCCTCGCAGCATCCCGGCGGCGCGCTGCCGGCCTTTCTCTGA
- a CDS encoding exonuclease domain-containing protein: MHSPLTKRSPSLPPLPGLSDTPALPTCPERLLILDTETTALSPQQGQCIEVGAVLFDVTSRSVLMQVSFLLPCDRNPAQAINGIPAAVSRLEQPWRSGLACFEAMVADADAVLAHNAAFDRQWFGNGELPALCKPWICSMEDIRWPAERQLRPTPSVRDLALAYGVPVWAAHRALTDCIYLVQVFQRCDELEALLQGALEPRRLVRARLSYDERQLAKDAGFRWNEPVPKAWSRRLSEREIAALPFPVDPVEAEEPARPRGELPAPQWRRSA; the protein is encoded by the coding sequence ATTCACAGCCCGCTCACGAAGCGCTCTCCGTCACTGCCGCCGCTGCCCGGTCTCAGCGACACGCCCGCCCTTCCGACCTGCCCCGAGCGGCTGCTGATCCTCGACACCGAAACCACAGCTCTGAGCCCGCAGCAGGGGCAGTGCATCGAGGTCGGCGCCGTGCTCTTCGACGTGACCAGTCGCTCGGTGCTGATGCAGGTGTCGTTCCTGCTGCCCTGCGACCGCAACCCAGCCCAGGCGATCAATGGCATCCCGGCGGCTGTCAGCCGGCTGGAACAGCCCTGGCGCAGCGGACTGGCCTGCTTCGAAGCGATGGTGGCGGACGCCGATGCGGTGCTCGCCCACAACGCCGCCTTCGATCGCCAGTGGTTCGGCAACGGCGAACTGCCGGCCCTGTGCAAGCCCTGGATCTGCTCGATGGAGGACATCCGGTGGCCGGCAGAGCGTCAACTGCGGCCCACACCCTCGGTGCGTGATCTGGCCCTGGCCTATGGGGTGCCCGTCTGGGCCGCCCATCGTGCTCTCACCGACTGCATCTATCTGGTGCAGGTGTTCCAGCGGTGCGATGAGCTTGAAGCCCTGCTGCAGGGGGCCCTGGAACCGCGCCGGCTGGTGCGGGCCCGACTCTCCTACGACGAGCGACAGCTGGCCAAGGATGCGGGCTTCCGCTGGAACGAACCGGTGCCGAAGGCCTGGAGCCGGCGGCTGAGCGAACGAGAGATCGCGGCCCTGCCCTTTCCGGTCGATCCGGTGGAAGCGGAGGAACCGGCACGGCCACGCGGAGAGCTGCCTGCGCCGCAGTGGCGCCGCAGCGCCTGA
- a CDS encoding peroxiredoxin, translated as MALAPGDRAPLISLEDAQGTERRSDQLGGRPLVLFFYPKDDTPGCTAEACAFRDSYADLQALGAEVWGVSGDDAASHRRFAERHGLPYPLLVDRGNALRRAFGVPSVLGLLPGRVTYVIDGQGVIRHVFNNLLDGAAHRREALEALRRLQGQGG; from the coding sequence ATGGCTCTGGCCCCCGGTGACCGCGCTCCCCTGATTTCGCTCGAGGACGCCCAGGGCACCGAGCGGCGCAGCGATCAGCTGGGCGGTCGGCCGCTGGTGCTGTTCTTCTATCCCAAGGACGACACCCCCGGCTGCACCGCCGAGGCCTGCGCCTTCCGTGACAGCTACGCCGATCTGCAGGCGCTTGGGGCCGAGGTCTGGGGTGTCAGCGGTGATGATGCTGCCAGCCATCGTCGCTTCGCCGAGCGCCATGGCCTGCCCTATCCGCTCCTCGTGGACCGCGGCAATGCTCTGCGGCGTGCCTTCGGAGTGCCCTCGGTGCTGGGCCTGCTGCCTGGCCGGGTCACCTACGTGATCGACGGCCAGGGCGTGATCCGCCATGTGTTCAACAACCTGCTCGATGGTGCGGCCCATCGGCGTGAGGCGCTCGAGGCGCTGCGGCGCCTGCAGGGGCAGGGTGGCTGA
- a CDS encoding DUF1350 family protein gives MIEFIGGSYLAATPQVSYRRLLEALSALGWQIHAWSYVPGFDHQLQANEAWRLFRQERQRWLESHSMDVSRQCRPTAGLEAGASRGAGPAVLRLGHSLGCKLHLLAPDAGRGCDGLAALAFNNFSAERSVPLLAEVGQQFGFRSEFSPSPAETLRLVSGQYRQPRNLLVRFDRDGLDQSGRLLAALRQRSEDASQLLELPGDHLTPASAGLRRRLLGEWADDPSRQRQVDGLARRIEAWWERSP, from the coding sequence CTGATCGAATTCATCGGCGGCAGCTATCTGGCGGCCACGCCTCAGGTGAGCTACCGGCGCCTGCTGGAGGCGCTGTCGGCCCTTGGCTGGCAGATCCATGCCTGGAGCTATGTGCCGGGTTTCGATCATCAGCTGCAGGCCAATGAGGCCTGGCGGTTGTTTCGCCAGGAGCGACAGCGCTGGCTCGAGAGCCACAGCATGGATGTCTCCCGCCAGTGCCGCCCAACGGCGGGCCTGGAGGCAGGAGCCTCCCGCGGCGCCGGCCCTGCCGTTCTCAGGCTGGGCCACAGCCTCGGCTGCAAGCTGCATCTGCTCGCCCCGGACGCCGGCCGCGGTTGCGACGGGCTGGCGGCACTGGCGTTCAACAACTTCAGCGCCGAGCGCTCGGTGCCGCTGCTGGCTGAGGTGGGCCAGCAGTTCGGCTTCCGCAGCGAATTCAGCCCCTCGCCGGCCGAGACCCTGCGGCTCGTGAGCGGTCAGTATCGCCAGCCCCGCAATCTGCTGGTGCGTTTCGATCGCGACGGTCTCGATCAGAGCGGGCGGCTGCTGGCGGCCCTGCGTCAGCGGTCTGAGGATGCCAGCCAGTTGCTGGAGCTCCCGGGTGATCACCTCACTCCGGCCAGCGCCGGTCTGCGTCGTCGCCTGCTGGGTGAGTGGGCCGATGACCCGTCCCGTCAGCGTCAGGTGGATGGGCTCGCGCGGCGGATCGAGGCGTGGTGGGAGCGCTCGCCGTAG
- a CDS encoding DUF805 domain-containing protein, whose protein sequence is MIDAFVSGWQRSFDYEGRSNRPDFWWFYLADSILILILLVLGLFNELLFKLYILYVIAQIFPSLSLTVRRLRDSGKPWPWIFISLVPFIGGIWLIVLLAQPSLPV, encoded by the coding sequence ATGATCGATGCCTTTGTGTCTGGCTGGCAGCGCTCCTTTGACTACGAAGGACGTTCCAATCGGCCAGATTTCTGGTGGTTTTACCTGGCTGACAGCATTCTCATCCTGATCCTGCTGGTGCTGGGGCTGTTCAATGAGCTGTTGTTCAAGCTCTACATCCTCTATGTCATCGCCCAGATCTTTCCCTCCCTCTCTCTGACCGTGCGCCGGCTGCGCGATTCGGGCAAGCCATGGCCCTGGATCTTCATTTCACTGGTGCCGTTCATCGGTGGGATCTGGCTGATCGTGTTGCTGGCTCAGCCCTCTCTGCCGGTCTGA